From a single Bacteroidales bacterium genomic region:
- a CDS encoding DUF1254 domain-containing protein: protein AGASAGGIVDFYQLSLGDLGLMGADKGKGGKYLILPNGYDASKLNTKGYFVINSTTNKIMIGTRFLSTDEAEIKKMKENFLVGKYGEISKPAKFISNTDKRFEGMPSRGLKYFKLVHQFIQNEPQKEEDKIFYTYLKYLGIENGQPFNPSEKLKTILTEGANLGELMCKANQIEPRHDEPYYENSSWYRLLTNFPLTKTQAAPILRLF from the coding sequence GCTGGTGCTTCTGCCGGAGGGATAGTGGATTTTTACCAACTTTCCTTGGGCGATTTAGGATTAATGGGTGCTGATAAGGGCAAGGGCGGCAAATATCTTATCCTTCCAAATGGGTATGATGCTTCAAAACTAAATACCAAAGGGTACTTTGTTATCAACTCTACAACCAATAAAATAATGATTGGCACACGGTTTCTGTCCACTGATGAAGCGGAAATCAAAAAGATGAAAGAGAATTTTCTTGTTGGCAAATATGGAGAGATTTCAAAGCCAGCAAAATTCATTTCCAATACCGACAAACGTTTTGAGGGGATGCCATCCAGGGGCTTAAAGTATTTTAAATTGGTGCATCAGTTTATTCAAAATGAGCCGCAGAAGGAAGAAGATAAAATTTTCTATACCTACTTAAAATATCTGGGTATTGAAAATGGCCAACCCTTTAATCCTTCAGAAAAACTAAAAACGATTCTAACGGAAGGAGCCAATTTGGGTGAGCTGATGTGTAAAGCTAACCAAATAGAACCACGTCATGATGAACCATATTATGAAAACAGCAGTTGGTACAGACTGTTAACCAATTTCCCGTTAACCAAAACCCAAGCGGCGCCGATTTTAAGGCTATTTTAA